In the Telopea speciosissima isolate NSW1024214 ecotype Mountain lineage chromosome 6, Tspe_v1, whole genome shotgun sequence genome, AACCTGTATGATtacatgaaaattaaaatatcctTTCAATAATGTTTCATACAACGAGGCATCTTCCAAGCCggtgttttattttaaaaaaatatactaATTCGTCTAAGTCGTAGCCTTGAATTGCAACTTCAATGTGTTCAAAAAcataatataattaaaaaaagaaaagccataattatttttaaaacaaaatgatGATCCACCTTGGTGGTTTGGTTATCAAATCAAATGGGGGAACTAAAGTTGGCTAGGACCATATATGAGATTGGTCAAACAGAATTGTTGCCGCCATGTCAAATTGTCAACTTAAAATGGATTCTATCTGTGCGTATGAGATGGTTGATGATTCTCACACGTGAACCTGAGCCAACTTCAAGGAAATTTAAGGTCCATCCATTGAGGAAGAAGACCCCACTTTCTACCCATGTGGGGTCCATCCCACATGGGAAATAATTCCACTTCATTAGCCCTCACCATGTGGGGGTACCATAGAGAACCAGGACTCCTCTGTTAAAAATTTTTGCCTTTaaaatttgttgttttttttttttgtttcttgttttggaATACTCTCTAGTGTTTAAATTACTAAAAGGCTAAGCATCAAATTGCAGATTTGATCGAGATTTGAGATGGAGAACAGGAGTACAACTAATTCCAGTTGTTTGCAAGAGTTCTAATGGTTTCAAGATCACTAAAGCTGCATTAGAGGAAGCATATGAGAAAGCCCAAGAAGCCAACATCAATGTAAAAGGAATTCTCATTACCAATCCATCAAACCCTTTAGGAACAATCTTGGACAGAGAGACACTTCAAAGCATAGTGAGTTTCATcaacaagaagaaaatccaCTTAATCTGTGATGAGATATATGCAGCAACAGTCTTTAGCCAACCCAAATTCATAAGCATTGCAGagataatagaagaagaagaagaagaaggtaattgCAATAGAGATTTAATCCACATTGTTTATAGTCTCTCAAAGGATATGGGTTTCCCAGGCTTCAGAGTTGGAATACTATATTCATATAATGATGAAGTTGTGAACTGTGCTCGTAAGATGTCAAGCTTTGGACTTGTTTCCACACAAACACAACATCTAATAGCAACTATGTTATCAGATGATGAGTTTGTAGAAGGGTTTATGGCAGAGAGTTCAAAGAGGTTAGCAAAAAGGTATAATTTCATCAGAAATGAGCTTAGTAAAGTAAAGATTGAATGTTTAGAAAGCAATGCAGGTCTGTTTTGTTGGATGGATTTGAGGAAAATGCTTAAAAACCCAACATTGGAAGAAGAAATGGTTTTATGGAGGGGAATAGTTAATGGTGTTAAGCTCAATGTTTCACCTGGTTCTTCTTTTCATTGCTCTGAGCCTGGTTGGTTTAGAGTTTGTTTTGCAAACATGGATGATGAGACTATGGAAGTGGCTCTTAAGAGAATGCAAATGTTTGTTGGGAAacctaaagaagaggaaatggtGGTTGTAGAAAGGAACAAACGTTCCAAGAGTATTATTCTTAGGCGCCTAGGCAGCTTCTCATCATCAAGGAGGACAATGGAAGAAGCTATCATGCCACCATGCATTTTGTCACCACAGTCACCTCTTGTTAGTGCAAGGACATAAGCTAGGCCATCATGTGTGCCTAATGGAATGTAATTAGTACATTCATTCATTTTAGAAATGACTGTCTAAACCAGTTAGTGGGGCAAGCCTTGGTACAACGGTTAAATTGCGTTATTACAATCATCAGGTTACGAGGGTTTAAAATATGGAAATAGTCTCTCCACGAAGCAGGGAAGGTTGCATATATTTGCCCATCGTATATGGATGATTTGTAACTTAATTTACCTTTTTATCTTTCTAATGTAATGTTTTTTTCCAGTGAAGGGTAATAATGTTATTTCATATGTATTCTCGAAATTTGTGCAAGATAATATAGCTTTTGATAAGGACATAATTATAAGTGCatcaaattaattttgaaaaccattttATAACCctaacttttaaaaaaaaagttaggatTAAGAAAAGGGCAATCGCATGAACGGCagaaaaattaatataattacCATTTAAGGATGTGTTTggggtatgcattcttggaataaatTCTaaatctagaatgcattttgaaacttgattcttctctattttctcgctTTAGAATGTa is a window encoding:
- the LOC122666060 gene encoding 1-aminocyclopropane-1-carboxylate synthase-like, which translates into the protein MDSISSNCRFDRDLRWRTGVQLIPVVCKSSNGFKITKAALEEAYEKAQEANINVKGILITNPSNPLGTILDRETLQSIVSFINKKKIHLICDEIYAATVFSQPKFISIAEIIEEEEEEGNCNRDLIHIVYSLSKDMGFPGFRVGILYSYNDEVVNCARKMSSFGLVSTQTQHLIATMLSDDEFVEGFMAESSKRLAKRYNFIRNELSKVKIECLESNAGLFCWMDLRKMLKNPTLEEEMVLWRGIVNGVKLNVSPGSSFHCSEPGWFRVCFANMDDETMEVALKRMQMFVGKPKEEEMVVVERNKRSKSIILRRLGSFSSSRRTMEEAIMPPCILSPQSPLVSART